From a single Streptomyces rubradiris genomic region:
- the gabT gene encoding 4-aminobutyrate--2-oxoglutarate transaminase, translating to MTALPQERRVVTAIPGPKSQELQARRTAVVAQGVGSTLPVFVTRAGGGVIEDVDGNSLIDFGSGIAVTSVGASAEAVVRRASAQLADFTHTCFMVTPYEGYVAVAEALAELTPGDHAKKSALFNSGAEAVENAVKIARAYTKRQAVVVFDHGYHGRTNLTMALTAKNMPYKHGFGPFAPEVYRVPVAYGYRWPTGPENAGPEAAKQAIEQITKQVGPDNVAAIIIEPVLGEGGFIEPAKGFLPAIRQFAADNGIVFVADEIQSGFCRTGQWFACEDEGIVPDLITTAKGIAGGLPLAAVTGRAEIMDAAHAGGLGGTYGGNPVACAGALGAIETMKELDLNGKAKRIEEIMKGRLTAMAEKFDIIGDVRGRGAMIAIELVKDRTTKEPNPEATAALAKACHAEGLLVLTCGTYGNVLRFLPPLVIGEDLLNEGLDIIEQGFARI from the coding sequence ATGACCGCACTTCCGCAGGAGCGCCGCGTCGTCACCGCCATCCCCGGCCCGAAGTCGCAGGAGCTTCAGGCCCGCCGTACCGCCGTGGTCGCCCAGGGTGTGGGTTCCACGCTGCCGGTCTTCGTCACCCGCGCCGGCGGCGGTGTCATCGAGGACGTGGACGGCAACAGCCTCATCGACTTCGGCTCCGGTATCGCCGTGACCTCGGTCGGCGCCTCCGCCGAGGCCGTGGTGCGCCGCGCGAGCGCCCAGCTCGCCGACTTCACCCACACCTGTTTCATGGTCACCCCGTACGAGGGCTACGTGGCGGTCGCGGAGGCCCTCGCCGAGCTGACCCCGGGCGACCACGCCAAGAAGTCCGCGCTGTTCAACTCCGGCGCCGAGGCCGTCGAGAACGCCGTCAAGATCGCGCGTGCCTACACCAAGCGGCAGGCCGTCGTCGTGTTCGACCACGGTTACCACGGCCGGACCAACCTGACCATGGCGCTGACCGCGAAGAACATGCCGTACAAGCACGGGTTCGGGCCGTTCGCGCCCGAGGTGTACCGCGTGCCCGTCGCTTACGGCTACCGCTGGCCGACCGGCCCGGAGAACGCCGGTCCGGAGGCCGCCAAGCAGGCCATCGAGCAGATCACCAAGCAGGTCGGTCCGGACAACGTCGCCGCGATCATCATCGAGCCGGTGCTGGGCGAGGGCGGCTTCATCGAGCCCGCCAAGGGCTTCCTGCCCGCGATCCGCCAGTTCGCCGCCGACAACGGCATCGTCTTCGTCGCCGACGAGATCCAGAGCGGTTTCTGCCGGACCGGTCAGTGGTTCGCGTGCGAGGACGAGGGCATCGTCCCGGACCTGATCACGACCGCCAAGGGCATCGCCGGCGGTCTGCCGCTCGCCGCCGTGACCGGGCGCGCGGAGATCATGGACGCCGCGCACGCCGGTGGCCTCGGCGGCACCTACGGCGGCAACCCCGTCGCCTGCGCCGGTGCGCTCGGTGCCATCGAGACGATGAAGGAGCTGGACCTCAACGGCAAGGCCAAGCGCATCGAGGAGATCATGAAGGGTCGCCTCACCGCCATGGCCGAGAAGTTCGACATCATCGGTGACGTGCGCGGGCGCGGCGCGATGATCGCCATCGAGCTGGTCAAGGACCGGACCACCAAGGAGCCGAACCCGGAGGCCACCGCCGCGCTCGCCAAGGCCTGCCACGCCGAGGGCCTGCTGGTCCTGACCTGTGGCACCTACGGCAACGTGCTCCGTTTCCTGCCCCCGCTGGTCATCGGCGAGGACCTGCTGAACGAGGGTCTCGACATCATCGAGCAGGGCTTCGCGCGCATCTGA
- a CDS encoding glycoside hydrolase family 3 C-terminal domain-containing protein, protein MATLFRTGTLTPRLPALSIEALRKRQPLHAQGEPLVTVDSPSAPPFRDPRLPFAKRVDDLLGRLTLDEKISFLHQFAPAVERLGVAAWRTGQEALHGVAWMGPATVFPQAVGLGATWNPELVRRIGEAVGREARAMRARDDRVGLNVWSPTVNLLRHPLWGRNEEGYAEDPKLTSAIATAYTRGLRGDHPLYWRTAPVLKHWLAHNNETDRATSSASVRPRVLHEYDLRAFRETVQAGAVAGVMPAYNLVNGRPNHVSPYLREHLRTWTDEELLVCSDAGAPSNLVDAEHYFDTHEEATAAALLAGVDSFTDHGTDGAPITARVKGAVERGLLTEADIDAAVRRQLSVRFRLGEFDPDRDPHAATGAFDTPEHRALAQEAAEQAIVLLKNDGDLLPLAPDTRIAVVGPLADECKLDWYSGSLLRRSTPLEGLYERFGARRVEFAEGVDRVRLRTASGAFLAVPAADVPDRARGAEGALDPALLSGRTDLPPLTTDATGSEFALVDWGEGVLTLRAPDGRYLSVAEDGFVRASADQPGGWVVQETFRLEPHAGGHLLQHLGTGRRVRVAADGVKVADEGDVFEVVTAERGEEAVARVAAGADVVVVVAGNDPHINGRETEDRTTLLLPEHQRRLLDAARAANPRTVLALVSAYPYAVDPARLPAVLWTAHGGQAAGTALARVLAGDVSPAGRLPQTWYAADADLPDLLDYDVIGSRQTYLYFEGTPLFPFGHGLSYASFAYAGPAARVTADSVLVECAVTNTGDRTADEVVQLYGRAVQPSVPRPRRELLAHRRITLSPGETAVVSFEVPLRDLEFWDVRRGAWRLEEGPYELLLGASSEDVRLRTTVHLDGEPPAPRAVREHGLPAADFDEQSGAAIVDRTKTEGDAVTPAHGTTAELVYQDCDFGTGIREVSVRVAGEGTVEISLDGGPAPVTLTLDSPTAGPYAYTTLSAGLIAEGVHDVRLGLRGPVRLAHVGFSG, encoded by the coding sequence ATGGCGACCCTGTTTCGGACCGGCACCTTGACACCCCGGCTTCCCGCACTGAGCATCGAAGCGCTTCGAAAGCGTCAGCCGCTCCATGCGCAAGGGGAACCACTCGTGACCGTTGACTCGCCGTCCGCACCGCCTTTCCGCGATCCGCGTCTGCCGTTCGCGAAGCGCGTCGACGACCTGCTGGGGCGGCTCACCCTGGACGAGAAGATCTCCTTCCTGCACCAGTTCGCGCCCGCCGTGGAGCGCCTCGGCGTCGCCGCCTGGCGCACCGGCCAGGAGGCCCTGCACGGGGTGGCGTGGATGGGCCCGGCGACCGTGTTCCCGCAGGCCGTCGGCCTCGGCGCGACCTGGAACCCGGAGCTGGTCCGGCGGATCGGCGAGGCGGTCGGCAGGGAGGCCCGCGCGATGCGCGCCCGGGACGACCGCGTCGGCCTGAACGTCTGGTCCCCCACGGTCAACCTGCTGCGCCACCCGCTGTGGGGCCGCAACGAGGAGGGCTACGCCGAGGATCCGAAGCTGACCAGCGCCATCGCCACGGCGTACACCCGGGGCCTGCGCGGCGACCACCCCCTGTACTGGCGTACCGCGCCCGTGCTCAAGCACTGGCTGGCGCACAACAACGAGACGGACCGGGCCACTTCGTCGGCCTCCGTGCGCCCGCGGGTGCTGCACGAGTACGACCTGCGCGCCTTCCGGGAGACGGTGCAGGCGGGCGCGGTGGCCGGGGTGATGCCCGCCTACAACCTGGTCAACGGCCGCCCCAACCACGTCTCCCCGTACTTGCGCGAGCACCTGCGCACCTGGACCGACGAGGAGCTGCTGGTCTGCTCGGACGCGGGCGCGCCGTCCAACCTGGTCGACGCCGAGCACTACTTCGACACCCACGAGGAGGCCACCGCGGCCGCCCTGCTGGCCGGCGTGGACAGCTTCACCGACCACGGCACGGACGGCGCGCCGATCACCGCGCGGGTCAAGGGGGCCGTGGAGCGGGGCCTGTTGACGGAGGCGGACATCGACGCCGCCGTGCGCCGCCAGCTTTCCGTCCGGTTCCGGCTCGGCGAGTTCGACCCGGACCGCGATCCGCACGCGGCCACCGGCGCGTTCGACACCCCGGAGCACCGGGCGCTCGCCCAGGAGGCCGCCGAGCAGGCGATCGTGCTGCTGAAGAACGACGGCGACCTGCTGCCGCTGGCCCCGGACACCCGGATCGCGGTCGTCGGCCCGCTCGCCGACGAGTGCAAGCTCGACTGGTACAGCGGCAGCCTCCTGCGCCGCTCCACCCCGCTGGAGGGCCTCTACGAGCGGTTCGGAGCGCGGCGGGTGGAGTTCGCGGAGGGCGTGGACCGCGTCCGGCTGCGGACGGCGTCCGGCGCGTTCCTGGCGGTGCCGGCGGCGGACGTCCCGGACCGGGCGCGCGGTGCCGAGGGCGCGCTGGACCCGGCGCTGCTGTCCGGGCGCACCGATCTGCCGCCGCTCACCACCGACGCGACCGGCAGCGAGTTCGCGCTGGTCGACTGGGGCGAGGGGGTGCTGACCCTGCGCGCCCCCGACGGCCGCTACCTCTCGGTCGCCGAGGACGGCTTCGTGCGCGCCTCCGCCGACCAGCCCGGCGGCTGGGTCGTACAGGAGACGTTCCGCCTGGAACCACACGCCGGTGGTCACCTCCTCCAGCACCTCGGTACGGGCCGCCGGGTACGGGTCGCCGCCGACGGCGTGAAGGTTGCCGACGAGGGCGATGTCTTCGAGGTCGTCACGGCCGAGCGTGGCGAGGAGGCCGTGGCCCGGGTGGCGGCCGGGGCGGACGTCGTCGTGGTGGTGGCGGGCAACGACCCGCACATCAACGGCCGGGAGACCGAGGACCGTACGACGCTGCTGCTGCCGGAGCACCAGCGGCGGCTGCTGGACGCGGCCCGCGCCGCCAACCCGCGCACGGTGCTGGCGCTGGTGTCGGCGTACCCGTACGCGGTGGACCCGGCCCGGCTGCCGGCCGTGCTCTGGACGGCGCACGGCGGGCAGGCGGCGGGCACGGCCCTGGCCCGGGTGCTGGCCGGCGACGTCTCCCCGGCCGGCCGGCTGCCCCAGACCTGGTACGCGGCCGACGCCGACCTGCCGGACCTGCTCGACTACGACGTGATCGGCAGCCGCCAGACCTACCTGTACTTCGAGGGCACCCCGCTCTTCCCCTTCGGCCACGGCCTGTCGTACGCGTCCTTCGCCTACGCCGGCCCGGCCGCCCGCGTGACGGCGGACTCGGTGCTGGTGGAGTGCGCGGTCACCAACACCGGGGACCGGACGGCGGACGAGGTGGTCCAGCTCTACGGCCGGGCGGTCCAGCCGTCGGTGCCGCGCCCGCGCCGCGAGCTGCTGGCGCACCGCAGGATCACGCTCTCCCCCGGCGAGACGGCCGTCGTCTCCTTCGAAGTCCCGCTGAGGGACCTGGAGTTCTGGGACGTCCGGCGGGGCGCGTGGCGGCTGGAGGAGGGTCCGTACGAGCTGCTGCTGGGCGCGTCCAGCGAGGACGTGCGGCTGCGGACGACCGTGCACCTCGACGGCGAGCCGCCGGCCCCGCGCGCGGTGCGCGAACACGGCCTGCCGGCCGCGGACTTCGACGAGCAGTCCGGCGCGGCGATCGTGGACCGTACGAAGACGGAGGGTGACGCGGTGACCCCGGCGCACGGCACGACGGCCGAACTGGTCTACCAGGACTGCGACTTCGGCACCGGCATACGCGAGGTGTCCGTGCGGGTGGCGGGCGAGGGCACGGTGGAGATCTCCCTGGACGGCGGCCCGGCGCCGGTGACGCTCACCCTGGACTCTCCCACGGCGGGCCCGTACGCCTACACCACCCTCTCGGCCGGCCTCATCGCCGAGGGCGTCCACGACGTCCGCCTCGGGCTGCGCGGCCCCGTCCGGCTCGCGCACGTCGGCTTCTCCGGTTGA
- a CDS encoding phosphatase PAP2 family protein — MLLLVLPVLVLALITWQVVTDGPLLRPDAEASRALVHPDGFSQFLSDLGNVQVAVPVLALALAGALWLGRVRGAPRWWLPPLTAAVLMALVPAVVVPLKEWTDRPGTPVVPPATGYFPSGHTATAVVAYGSAALLLLPWLRSPAARRALAAGCGVLVLGVSYGLVRHGYHWPLDVLAGWCLGAVPLAVLARVTSRSGRGQPK, encoded by the coding sequence ATGCTGCTCCTGGTCCTCCCGGTACTGGTCCTCGCCCTGATCACCTGGCAGGTCGTCACCGACGGACCACTGCTGCGGCCGGACGCCGAGGCGAGCCGGGCACTGGTCCACCCGGACGGTTTCTCCCAGTTCCTCTCCGACCTCGGCAACGTCCAGGTCGCCGTCCCGGTGCTGGCCCTCGCCCTCGCCGGCGCCCTGTGGCTCGGCCGGGTCCGGGGTGCCCCCCGCTGGTGGCTGCCGCCGCTGACCGCCGCCGTGCTGATGGCGCTGGTCCCGGCGGTCGTCGTACCGCTGAAGGAGTGGACCGACCGGCCGGGGACACCGGTGGTGCCCCCGGCGACGGGCTACTTCCCGTCCGGTCACACCGCGACGGCGGTGGTGGCCTACGGTTCGGCGGCCCTGCTCCTGCTCCCCTGGCTCCGCTCCCCCGCGGCCCGCCGCGCGCTGGCGGCCGGCTGCGGGGTCCTGGTCCTCGGGGTCTCCTACGGCCTGGTCCGGCACGGTTACCACTGGCCGCTGGACGTGCTGGCCGGCTGGTGCCTGGGCGCCGTGCCGCTGGCCGTCCTCGCCCGCGTCACCAGCCGAAGCGGGCGCGGTCAGCCGAAGTAG
- a CDS encoding ATP/GTP-binding protein, giving the protein MDTDGTRDAPETPATPAPRPPGPRGVAGAPLGTPSSYRGSAVPPRPMRAPHVPGADSPPPYAPPAAPPRSPVADWLDEPRPAVGPGVWRYGYRRPKATSQEQRLAPVTIVGFFVPLAAGLFLWSLWRHGSIPYQWAVLKLLTPDDWWWAGTTSPKSYQGVEAVTVADGVAFALIVFAMARLGSWSDVIRHVVTRRPQPARALIAALGALIALAFVFPGAFGLGWDPLPVQDPLFSLIVLITGDYKVFASVLFTDALYALITLLVLWPFARIGGWWTFARRVIAARARAKDAQVAEPRVDRRPSHWPELREAGQHQAADVLTAEVHAGRMNDVDCARIGQMWTAARARARLSSFTETVLRDGAAAWTHPSGARDLPGRSARHDLLTGQVRIGQWAAGERAPSAYGGAGAALGPDTLGTSLLAVGPSGSGKTRHLTRPVVESLGLQALAGQCSVVAVCAAGTPLGPDSAYDVVVRIGDPASVYDLDPYADSDDPDEAAAFLAEGLAGDLDVVSGQRSVTALAQLLGPYRAAYGRFPTLPQLRELLEGDPSALTPLRAALAGDEHATMRRELDARARQFGSAGDPGPVLADRLALLDRPAFAGFFGADQGEARPFSLRAVAHHPLRVRIDLPDRGYDEACRLITRLLLAQFGAVASAGERPHFACLVLDDATGAVTAESVRRIQRLRSRNAGVVLALRTVGDVPEALHGPLYAAVGCRMAFSGVTTWDGSRFAEAWGTQWVETRDVAQHTVFADQPMTRAIHALRKLVTGKAVTTEAVTVRQVERERWSASELAHGVPPGHAVLSLTTVRGEHAPPLLVDLRG; this is encoded by the coding sequence ATGGACACCGACGGCACACGGGACGCACCGGAAACGCCTGCGACACCGGCACCGCGCCCTCCGGGGCCCAGGGGGGTGGCTGGGGCACCGCTGGGCACGCCGTCGTCGTACCGGGGCTCCGCTGTGCCGCCACGGCCGATGCGGGCTCCGCACGTGCCCGGGGCGGACAGCCCTCCCCCCTACGCCCCGCCCGCCGCGCCACCCCGCTCACCCGTCGCCGACTGGCTCGACGAGCCGCGCCCCGCGGTCGGGCCCGGCGTCTGGCGTTACGGCTACCGGCGGCCCAAGGCCACGAGCCAGGAGCAGCGCCTGGCCCCCGTCACCATCGTCGGCTTCTTCGTCCCCTTGGCGGCCGGCCTCTTCCTGTGGTCACTGTGGCGGCACGGCAGCATCCCCTACCAGTGGGCCGTCCTGAAGCTCCTCACCCCGGACGACTGGTGGTGGGCAGGGACCACGTCACCGAAGAGCTACCAGGGAGTCGAGGCCGTCACGGTCGCCGACGGTGTGGCCTTCGCCCTCATCGTCTTCGCCATGGCGCGCCTGGGCAGCTGGTCCGACGTCATCCGGCACGTCGTCACCCGCCGTCCTCAGCCCGCGCGCGCTTTGATCGCGGCCTTGGGCGCGCTCATCGCGCTGGCCTTCGTCTTCCCCGGCGCCTTCGGCCTCGGCTGGGACCCGCTGCCCGTTCAGGACCCGCTGTTCTCCCTCATCGTCCTGATCACCGGTGACTACAAGGTGTTCGCGTCGGTGCTGTTCACGGACGCGCTGTACGCGCTCATCACTCTGCTGGTGCTGTGGCCGTTCGCCCGGATCGGCGGCTGGTGGACCTTCGCCCGGCGGGTGATCGCCGCCCGCGCCCGGGCCAAGGATGCCCAGGTTGCCGAGCCCCGCGTCGACCGGCGGCCGTCCCACTGGCCCGAGCTGCGGGAAGCCGGTCAGCACCAGGCCGCGGACGTGCTCACCGCAGAGGTGCACGCCGGCCGGATGAACGACGTGGACTGCGCGAGGATCGGCCAGATGTGGACCGCGGCCCGGGCCCGCGCGCGACTCTCCTCCTTCACCGAAACAGTGCTCCGCGACGGCGCCGCCGCCTGGACTCATCCCTCCGGTGCCCGCGACCTGCCGGGCCGGTCCGCCCGCCACGACCTGCTGACCGGCCAGGTCCGCATCGGGCAGTGGGCCGCCGGAGAACGTGCCCCCAGCGCCTACGGGGGAGCCGGAGCCGCGCTCGGACCCGACACTCTCGGCACCTCGCTGCTGGCCGTGGGACCCTCCGGCTCCGGTAAGACCCGTCATCTGACCCGGCCCGTCGTGGAGTCGCTCGGCCTGCAGGCCCTCGCCGGGCAGTGCTCGGTCGTCGCCGTTTGTGCGGCCGGCACGCCGCTTGGTCCCGATTCCGCCTACGACGTCGTCGTACGCATCGGAGACCCGGCATCCGTGTACGACCTGGATCCCTACGCGGACTCCGACGACCCGGACGAGGCGGCGGCCTTCCTGGCGGAGGGGCTGGCCGGCGACCTGGACGTGGTCAGTGGGCAACGCTCCGTCACCGCCCTGGCCCAGCTCCTCGGCCCCTACCGGGCGGCGTACGGGCGCTTCCCGACGCTGCCGCAACTCCGGGAGCTGCTGGAAGGAGATCCGTCGGCCCTGACCCCGCTGCGCGCTGCGCTCGCGGGGGACGAGCACGCCACGATGCGCCGCGAGCTCGACGCCCGCGCCCGGCAGTTCGGCAGTGCCGGCGATCCCGGCCCGGTTCTGGCCGACCGCCTGGCCCTGCTGGACCGGCCGGCGTTCGCCGGATTCTTCGGCGCCGACCAGGGGGAAGCCCGGCCGTTCTCGCTCCGTGCCGTCGCCCACCATCCGCTGCGGGTACGGATCGACCTGCCCGACCGTGGATACGACGAAGCCTGTCGGCTGATCACGCGGTTGCTGCTGGCGCAGTTCGGCGCCGTTGCGTCGGCGGGTGAACGGCCTCACTTCGCCTGTCTGGTGCTGGACGACGCGACCGGTGCCGTGACGGCCGAGTCGGTCCGCCGCATCCAGCGGCTGCGCTCGCGCAACGCCGGCGTAGTGCTCGCCCTGCGTACCGTCGGGGACGTGCCCGAGGCGCTGCACGGACCGCTGTACGCGGCCGTGGGCTGCCGCATGGCCTTCTCCGGAGTCACCACCTGGGACGGCAGCCGGTTCGCGGAAGCCTGGGGCACCCAGTGGGTGGAGACGCGTGATGTGGCCCAGCACACCGTCTTCGCGGACCAGCCCATGACCCGCGCGATCCATGCCCTGCGCAAGCTGGTGACCGGTAAGGCGGTGACGACGGAGGCCGTCACCGTCCGCCAGGTGGAGCGTGAGCGGTGGTCCGCGTCCGAGTTGGCTCATGGGGTGCCGCCGGGGCACGCGGTGTTGTCGTTGACCACCGTGCGGGGCGAGCACGCGCCGCCGTTGCTGGTCGATCTGCGGGGGTGA
- a CDS encoding PucR family transcriptional regulator: protein MPPTLASLVNHSALKLTVRAGEDHLDVPVRWAHVSELADPVPYMEGGELLLITALKLDAEDREAMRRYVRRLVGAGVVGLGFAVGVNYDETPEPLVEACAQEGLPLLEVPRRTPFLAISKAVSAAIAADQYRAVTAGFAAQRELTKQALGAGPEGVLGALAAQVDGWAALYDASGAVVAAAPDWAGRRAARLTAEVERLRERPAPASSVVGGPDHEDRVELHSLGTGRRPRAALAVGTAAALGTAERYAVHSAIALLTLTTERSRSLHAAEQRVGTAVLRMLLAGEPDHARAVAGDLYGALLDAPFRMIVAESASGPAGEHLGELAETVESAAARAGEAVLVVPEGERLVVLAADGGAAVAACSACAAAREAERARPEQGRGDEDGLVVGLSAPTGPTAASAAYKQAEQALSVARRRGRVFVEHEQLAAGSVLPLLADDAVKAFADGLLRALHEHDATGRGDLVASLRAWLSRHGQWDAAAADLGVHRHTLRYRMRRVEEILGRSLDDPDVRMELWLALKATTTE, encoded by the coding sequence ATGCCCCCGACTCTCGCCTCGCTCGTCAACCACTCCGCGCTGAAGCTGACCGTGCGCGCGGGCGAGGACCACCTCGACGTGCCCGTCCGCTGGGCGCACGTCAGCGAGCTGGCCGACCCCGTGCCCTACATGGAGGGCGGCGAGCTGCTGCTGATCACCGCGCTCAAGCTGGACGCGGAGGACCGGGAGGCCATGCGGCGCTACGTGCGCCGGCTGGTCGGCGCCGGTGTCGTCGGGCTCGGGTTCGCCGTCGGCGTGAACTACGACGAGACGCCCGAGCCCCTCGTCGAGGCCTGCGCGCAGGAGGGCCTGCCGCTGCTGGAGGTGCCCCGCCGCACCCCGTTCCTCGCCATCAGCAAGGCCGTCTCCGCGGCCATCGCCGCCGACCAGTACCGCGCCGTCACGGCCGGTTTCGCCGCCCAGCGGGAGCTGACCAAGCAGGCCCTCGGCGCCGGCCCCGAGGGCGTCCTCGGCGCGCTCGCCGCCCAGGTCGACGGCTGGGCGGCGCTCTACGACGCCTCGGGCGCCGTCGTCGCCGCCGCCCCGGACTGGGCCGGCCGCCGCGCCGCCCGGCTCACCGCCGAGGTGGAGCGGCTGCGCGAACGCCCCGCCCCCGCCTCCTCGGTGGTCGGCGGACCGGACCACGAGGACCGGGTGGAGCTGCACAGCCTCGGCACCGGCCGCCGCCCCCGCGCCGCGCTCGCCGTCGGCACCGCCGCCGCCCTCGGCACCGCCGAACGGTACGCCGTGCACTCCGCCATCGCCCTGCTCACCCTCACCACCGAGCGCTCCCGCTCCCTGCACGCGGCCGAGCAGCGCGTGGGCACGGCGGTGCTGCGCATGCTGCTCGCCGGGGAACCGGACCACGCCCGGGCCGTCGCCGGCGACCTGTACGGCGCGCTGCTGGACGCCCCGTTCCGGATGATCGTCGCCGAGTCCGCGTCCGGTCCGGCCGGCGAACACCTCGGTGAGCTGGCGGAGACCGTGGAGTCCGCCGCGGCCCGGGCCGGGGAGGCCGTGCTGGTGGTGCCCGAGGGGGAGCGGCTGGTGGTGCTGGCCGCCGACGGGGGCGCGGCGGTGGCCGCGTGCTCCGCCTGCGCCGCCGCGCGCGAGGCCGAGCGGGCGCGGCCCGAGCAGGGGCGGGGGGACGAGGACGGCCTGGTCGTGGGCCTGTCCGCGCCCACCGGGCCCACCGCGGCGTCGGCGGCGTACAAGCAGGCCGAACAGGCGCTGTCGGTGGCGCGGCGGCGGGGCCGGGTGTTCGTGGAGCACGAGCAGCTGGCGGCCGGGTCGGTGCTGCCGCTGCTGGCCGACGACGCGGTGAAGGCGTTCGCCGACGGGCTGTTGCGGGCGCTGCACGAGCACGACGCCACCGGGCGGGGGGACCTGGTCGCGTCGCTGCGGGCGTGGCTGTCCCGGCACGGGCAGTGGGACGCCGCCGCGGCCGACCTGGGGGTGCACCGGCACACCCTGCGGTACCGGATGCGGCGGGTCGAGGAGATCCTCGGGCGCAGCCTGGACGATCCCGACGTCCGCATGGAGCTGTGGCTGGCGCTGAAGGCGACGACGACGGAGTGA
- a CDS encoding aldehyde dehydrogenase family protein yields MTSTHAFWLAGRQVTGEDSFDVTSPWDGRLVGSVSVPSEAQVEEAVAAAYAVRDEFAATPAHVRAAALDHVSKRLAERTEEIAQLISAENGKPIKWARGEVGRAVSVFRFAAEEARRFNGGEAQRLDTDAGGQGRLGLTRRFPKGVVLGIAPFNFPLNLCAHKVAPAIAAGAPIILKPAPATPLSGLILGDLLAETELPAGSWSILPVPNDRMPALVQDERLPVISFTGSDKVGYAIMDSVPRKHCTLELGGNGAAVVLGDYASDADLDWAATRIATFSNYQGGQSCISVQRVIADASVYDRLLPRIVAAVEAQVTGDPSDPKTDVGPLVSEDAAKRVESWVDEAVAAGASLLTGGKRDGASYAPTVLADVPADVTIACEEVFGPVLTVCKVDGEEEAFAAVNDSKFGLQAGVFTHDLQVAFRAHRTLEVGGVVIGDVPSYRADQMPYGGAKQSGVGREGVRYAMEDYTYERVLVLTGLAL; encoded by the coding sequence ATGACTTCCACCCATGCCTTCTGGCTCGCCGGCCGCCAGGTCACCGGCGAGGACAGCTTCGACGTCACCTCCCCGTGGGACGGCCGGCTCGTCGGCTCGGTCAGCGTGCCGAGCGAGGCCCAGGTCGAGGAGGCCGTGGCCGCCGCGTACGCCGTACGGGACGAGTTCGCCGCCACCCCGGCGCACGTCCGCGCCGCCGCCCTGGACCACGTCAGCAAGCGGCTGGCCGAGCGCACCGAGGAGATCGCCCAGCTGATCTCCGCCGAGAACGGCAAGCCGATCAAGTGGGCGCGGGGCGAGGTCGGCCGCGCGGTCTCGGTGTTCCGGTTCGCCGCCGAGGAGGCCCGCCGGTTCAACGGCGGCGAGGCCCAGCGGCTGGACACGGACGCCGGCGGCCAGGGCCGGCTCGGGCTCACCCGCCGCTTCCCCAAGGGCGTCGTGCTCGGCATCGCGCCGTTCAACTTCCCGCTGAACCTGTGCGCCCACAAGGTCGCCCCGGCCATCGCCGCCGGTGCCCCGATCATCCTGAAGCCGGCCCCGGCCACCCCGCTGTCCGGCCTGATCCTCGGTGACCTGCTCGCCGAGACCGAGCTGCCGGCCGGTTCCTGGTCGATCCTGCCGGTCCCGAACGACCGCATGCCCGCCCTGGTCCAGGACGAGCGCCTGCCGGTCATCTCCTTCACCGGGTCCGACAAGGTCGGCTACGCGATCATGGACTCGGTGCCGCGCAAGCACTGCACGCTGGAGCTGGGCGGCAACGGCGCCGCGGTCGTCCTCGGCGACTACGCCTCCGACGCCGACCTGGACTGGGCCGCGACCCGCATCGCGACCTTCTCCAACTACCAGGGCGGCCAGTCCTGCATCTCGGTGCAGCGGGTGATCGCCGACGCGTCGGTGTACGACCGGCTGCTGCCGCGCATCGTCGCCGCCGTCGAGGCCCAGGTCACCGGCGACCCGTCCGACCCCAAGACCGATGTCGGCCCGCTGGTCAGCGAGGACGCCGCCAAGCGCGTGGAGTCCTGGGTGGACGAGGCGGTCGCGGCCGGCGCGAGCCTGCTCACCGGCGGCAAGCGGGACGGCGCCTCGTACGCGCCGACCGTCCTCGCCGACGTGCCGGCGGACGTCACGATCGCCTGCGAGGAGGTCTTCGGCCCCGTCCTCACCGTGTGCAAGGTGGACGGCGAGGAGGAGGCGTTCGCCGCGGTCAACGACTCCAAGTTCGGCCTCCAGGCGGGCGTGTTCACCCACGACCTCCAGGTCGCCTTCCGTGCCCACCGCACCCTTGAGGTCGGCGGTGTGGTGATCGGCGACGTCCCGTCCTACCGCGCCGACCAGATGCCGTACGGCGGCGCCAAGCAGTCCGGCGTGGGCCGCGAAGGCGTCCGGTACGCGATGGAGGACTACACCTACGAGCGCGTACTGGTCCTGACCGGTCTCGCGCTCTGA